In Microbacterium sp. No. 7, the genomic window CACGCTCGACCCGGGCGTGCTCGAGCTCGGCATCCCGACCCTCGGCATCTGCTACGGCTTCCAGGTGATGGCGAGCCAGCTGGGCGGCGAGGTCGCGCACACGGGCCTGCGCGAGTACGGCGCGACGGATGCCACGATCACGGGCGACGGCGGCGTGCTGCTCGGCGGCCAGCCGGCCACGCAGAACGTGTGGATGAGCCACGGCGACCAGGTCGCGCGCGCGCCCGAGGGCTTCGAGGTGCTCGCCTCGACCGCCGCGACGCCCGTGGCCGCCTTCGGCAACGCCGACAAGTGCCTCTACGGCGTGCAGTGGCATCCCGAGGTGAAGCACTCCGACCACGGCCAGCAGGTGCTGGAGAACTTCCTGCACAAGGCCGTCGGCCTGGCGTCCGACTGGAACAGCGGCAACGTCATCGCGGAGCAGGTCGCCAAGATCCGCGCCCAGGTCGGCACGGGGCGCGTGCTGTCGGCCCTGTCGGGCGGCGTCGACTCGGCCGTCTCGACCGCGCTCGTGCACGAGGCCGTGGGCGACCAGCTCGTCGCCGTGTTCGTCGACCACGGTCTGCTGCGCAAGGGCGAGCGCGAGCAGGTCGAGCAGGACTACGTCGCCTCGACGGGCGTGCGGCTCATCACGGTCGACGCGCGCGAGACGTTCCTGAACGCGCTCGCCGGAGTGAGCGACCCCGAGCAGAAGCGCAAGATCATCGGCCGCGAGTTCATCCGCGCGTTCGAGAAGGCGCAGGCCGAGCTCGTGGCCGAGGCCGCGGCCGACGGCGAGCCCATCCGCTTCCTCGTGCAGGGCACGCTCTACCCCGACGTCGTCGAGTCGGGCGGCGGCGCCGGCACGGCCAACATCAAGAGCCACCACAACGTGGGGGGACTCCCCGAAGACCTGCAGTTCGAGCTCGTCGAGCCGCTGCGCACCCTGTTCAAGGACGAGGTGCGCGCGATCGGCCGCGAGCTGGGCCTGCCCGAGCCGATCGTGTCGCGCCAGCCGTTTCCGGGCCCCGGCCTCGGCATCCGCATCGTGGGTGAGGTCACCGCTGACCGCCTCGAGATTCTGCGCGACGCCGACGCGATCGCGCGGGAGGAGCTGACCGCGGCGGGCCTCGACGGCGAGATCTGGCAGTGCCCCGTCGTGCTGCTCGCCGACGTGCGCTCCGTGGGCGTGCAGGGCGACGGCCGCACCTACGGTCACCCGATCGTGCTGCGTCCCGTGTCGAGCGAGGACGCCATGACGGCCGACTGGTCGCGCCTGCCCTACGACGTGCTCTCCCGCATCTCGAACCGCATCACCAACGAGGTGCGCGAGATCAACCGCGTCGTGCTCGACGTGACCTCCAAGCCCCCGGGCACCATCGAGTGGGAGTGAGCGCGGATGCCACGGACGGTGGCATCCACGTATCGGCACGGACCCCGGGGAGCCACGCGACGCGCGGATGACCCCGGCGAGCTCGTCCGCGGCCGGTGAGATCCTCCGGGGTCCGTGACGCGCGCCCGCCGCGGCGATCCCCGCTCTTCCCCCGGGGGTTCGCGCGGGTCTACTCTGTGCGCTATGGGCACCCGTCGCCGGCCCGTTCTCCTGAGCATGATCCTGTGCGTGTCACTCCTCGTGGGCTGCACGGGGTCGAGCGCGGCCTCGTCGCAGGACCCGCGAGCCGGCGACGCGCTCGCCTACGGGCTCGCGCCGGCCCCCGACCAGGGCACGACCTTCCGCTCCGACGTCGTGCTCGTCGAGGGCGGCGGCGCGTCGGTGCGGTCCGTCACGGCCGACGGGCTCACCTGGACGCTCGCGCCGACCGCCCGCGGCCTCGCCGACCTGGAGCCCGGGCGCGTCATGTTCCTCACCGACCGTGCGGTCGGCCGCGTCGTGGCGATCCAGACGACGGATGCCGGTGTCGAGGTCACCGTGGGCCCCGTCGACATCACCGACGTCATCGAGGACGGCGAGTTCGCCGCCGAGGGCGTGCCGCTCGATGACCCCATCGTCGTCTCGCAGGAGGGCGCGTTCTGGGCCGACCCCGAGCTGCAGCGGCAGGCCGGGGTCGGGGAGGGCGAGGGCGCCGACGTGCCCGTCGAGCCGGTGCTGCTGCGCTCGACCGCGAAGCTGCCGCGGCCGCCCGCACCGCCCGCGATCCTCTCCGAGATCGCGAACGCCCGCACCGGCAGCTTCGACCTGCAGGGCAGCTGCTGCGGCAAGGGCACGCGCGTCGGCATCCGCTACAGCAAGAACGGCCTCGTCATGACCGGCGAGCTCGGCCTGGAGATGGACCGCCCCACGGCCGACTTCAGCCTCAAGATCTCGGGCGCGCGACTGGAGTACGCCGGGCTGAACCTCACGGGGACTGCCGGGATCTTCGCGAAGCTGCACGCCACGACGGCCGAGGGCAAGCCCACCAACGGCTACAGCCCGCCGCTCGGGCAGGACTTCAGCTTCGCCATCCCCGTCGGCACGTTCTTCGGCATCCCGCTCACGATGGTCGTGACGCAGAAGTTCACCGTCGCCGTGAACATGGCCGGGTCCGCCGTGTTCGACGGCACCGCGAAGGTGAAGCTCGGCACGACGCTCGGGTTCCGGTACACCCACGGGCGCTGGTACAACACCTCGGGCGCAACGCTCGACAGCGCCGCGTCGCTGTCGGCGACCAACGCGCTCTCGGTGGGCATCAGCTACGCGCAGTTCGACTACACCGTACGGGTCACCGTCGGCTTCGGCATCGCCAACTTCGCGGCGGGCGTCTACCTGTCGCTCGCCGCGCGGCTGTTCACGGCCGTCGGCGCGCCGATCGGCTTCAACATCGCCGAGGGGGCGGAGGACCCCATCGAGCACTGCCGCCGCGTCGACGCCGAGCTGTGGCTCGACTACGGCGTGGGCTACTCGATCCCCGCGGTCGTCGCGGAGGTCGTCAACTTCTTCCTGAGGGCGTTCAACTCCCGGCCGATCGAACGCGAGGGCGGGCTGCCGCACGGCTGGGTGAAGATCCTGTCGCAGAAGGACCATTCCAGCCAGTCGGGCTTCTGCGTCTGAGCGGGAGCGAGGGATCAGGGGCGGTCGGGAGACCCGTCGAGAAACGAGGAGCGCATGTCCACTGCACGTCTGATCGGGGCGTCGGTCGCCGTCGCCGCCGCGCTGCTGCTCGGCGGCTGCGCGGCATCCGCGCCCGAGACGCCGGAACTGCCCGCGGATGCCGGGGACGCGGGCGAGGTCGAGGTCACCGCCGAGCCGACGATCGCCGCGCCGAAGACGCTCGACGTCGCGAGCCTCGACGCGTGCACGATCCTCACGAAGGAGGAGGCGGAGACGGCGATCGGCACGGCCCTGACCGAGCCGCTCAGCGCCTCCACGGCGGATGCCGCGGCCTGCACGTACCCGGGCGATCCGAACGGGCCGACGGCGCAGGTCGCGATCTTCGTCGGACCGGGCGCCAAGCAGCAGCTCGACATCGACAAGGACACCCTCGAGCACGTCTTCGTCGAGGTGCCGGGCCTCGGCGACGAGGCATGGCAGCAGGACGGGATGATCTTCGCGCGGTCGGGGAACGACTGGCTCTCGATCCAGTTCGTCAGCCTCGACGACCCCGCGGTCTTCGTCGAGCCGCTGCGATCGGCGATGGCCGTCGCGGTCGACCGCGTGCGCGGGCTGCAGGGGTGATCCGTGAGATTCTCCGAGGTTCGTGACGGCGCAGGCTGACATGCGAGAAGGGCCGCCCCGTGGGGCGGCCCTTCTCGTGGCATTGATCCGAGTCGCGTCAGTCGCTGCCGCGGAGGATGGCGAGGATGCGCAGGATCTCGACGTAGAGCCAGACGACCGTGACCATGATGCCGAAGGCGCCGAGCCAGCCGTACTGGCGGGGAGCGCCGTTGCGCACGCCCTGCTGCACCTGGTCGAAGTCGAGCACGAGCGAGTACGCGGCCATGATCACGACGAGCGCGCCGATGATGACGCCCCACGGCAGGCCGAAGAGCGGGCTGGGCGCGCTGTGCATGCCGAACATCATCCCGGCGGGGAAGGCGCCGAACCACATGAGCACGACGTTGAGCAGCGAGAACACGAGGTAGCCGATCATCGCGACCATGAACACCTTCGTGGCCTTCGCCGAGGCGCGCACCTTGCCGCTCGCGAACAGGGCGAGCGTGACGCCGACGACCGCGAGGGTCGCGAGCGCGGCCTGCATCACGATGCCGGGCCAGATGAACTCGAAGAACGCCGAGATGCCGCCGATGAAGAGGCCCTCGAAGGCCGCGTAGGCGAAGATCAGCGCCGGGCGCACCTTCTTACGCGACGTGAAGGTGACGACCATCGCGAGCACGAAGCCGCCGAGCGCGCCGACGATCCAGGGCATCATGGTGGGCGAGGGGTTCTCGAGGCTCACCGGCGACAGCGTCCACACCCAGCCGACGACCGCCGTGACGAGCAGCACGGCGAACAGCGCGAGGGTCTTGAAGACGGTGTCCTCGACCGTCATGCGGCCGGTCTGCACGGAGCTCGCCGGGGGAGCGGCGAACATGCCCTCGAGCTGGGCGTTGACGGCGGCATCCGTCGCCTGGTGCGACGCGGCCGCCTGGGCGGTGGCGGCGCCGGGCTGCTGTGCCGGCGGCGGGGTCAGACCCGGGCGCTGCTCTTGAAACGCCGGGTTGTTGAAGACGAAGTTAGCGGAGGCCATGGTCTCTCTCACTCCAAGTGTTGGGGACGAACGGTAGTTCGGTGCTTTTCCAGGTTATCCGACGCCTTCTGCGTATGGACCCTCGGGGGCTGAGAAAGAACCTTGAGTGAACAGGGCGCAAGTTTTGTCCGGCGCCGTCCGGGGCGTCGTCCGGGGCGGATAGGGTGGCGGCATGCGCCCCCTCCTGATCGGCCACCGGGGTGCCCCGGGGTACCGTCCCGAGCACACCCGCTCGTCGTACGAGCTCGCCCTGTCGATGGGCGTGGACGCCGTCGAGCCCGACGTCGTGTTCACCCGCGACGGCGTCGCCGTGGTGCGCCACGAGAACGAGATCGGGTCGACGACCGACGTCGCGGCGCACCCCGGGCTCGCCGATCGCCGCACGACCCGCGTCGTCGACGGCGAGGAGCTGACCGGCTGGTTCACCGACGATCTCACGTGGGACGAGCTCGCGACGCTGCGCTGCCGTGAGCGGATCCCGCGGCTGCGACCCGCGAGCGCGGTCTTCGACGACACCGAGCCCCCGCTGCGGCTGCGCGACGTGCTCGACCTCGTGCACGTCGCGGCGCGCGAGCAGCGCCGCGAGATCGGCGTCGTCGTGGAGATCAAGCACGCGACGTACTTCGAGGCGCGCGGCATCGACGTCGCGGGCGCCGTCGCGGCCGAGCTGCGTGCGGCGGGGTGGGGCGCCGCCCAGACAGGTGGTGCGCTGCCGCTCGTGATCGAGTCGTTCGAGCAGACCGTGCTGGCACGGGTGCGGGACCACGGCATCCGGGCATCCTTCGTGTATCTGCTGGAGGATGCCGGGAGGCCGGCCGACCTGGTCGCGGCGCTCGGCGAGGGCGCTCCGACGTATGCTGACCAGCGCATGCGCCTCGACGCGCTCGCGGGCGAGGTCGACGGCATCAGCCTCGACAAGGCCACGATCCTGCGGGATGCCGGAATCGTCGCCGCCGCGCACGCACGCGGACTGCGCGTGTTCACCTGGACCTGCCGCCCCGAGAACGCGTTCCTCTCGCCGCCGTTCCGCCGCGGCGACGACCCGGCCGCCTTCGGCGACTACGAGGCGGAGTGGCGCGCAATCGCGGATGCCGGGGTCGACGGCGTCTTCGTCGACCACCCCGACCTCGGCGCGGCGCTCTTCCGCTGACGCCCGCGAGCCCCCGTTGCGTGCGCATCGAAACCGATGTAACGGACCGTTAGACAGGTTTCGATACGCCGCCTGCGGCGGCTACTCAACCAGCGGGGGTGAGTGGGGCGCGGGTGTGGGTTGTGGGTGCGTCCATACCCGCTGGTCGAGTGCTCGCGGCGGAGCCGCGAGTGTATCGAGACCCTTCCCACGGTCCGGTACACCGGTTTCGATACGCGCGCTGCGCGCGCTACTCAACCAGCGGGGGTGTGTGGCCCGGGTGCGGGTTGCGGGTGTGTCTCGTTCCCGCTGGTCGAGTGCTCGCGGCGGAGCCGCGAGTGTATCGAGACCCTTCCCGCGGTCCGTTACGCGGGTTTCGATACGCCGCCTGCGGCGGCTACTCAACCAGCGGGGCGGGGGCGGGGGCAGGCGAGTGGGTCAGTGGGTGTGCTCGGCGGCCTCGCGGCCGAACTTGAACGCCAGGCGGCCGTGGGCGAAGCCGCCGCCCGCGCGCAGCGCCGTGGCGACCCAGGACGCCTCGGCGAGCTCGGCCTCGGAGGCCCCGGCCTTCACGGCCCGCTGCGCGTGGGCGTCGATGCAGTAGGCGCACTGCGTCGTCGTGGCGACCGCGACGGCGATCAGCTCGCGGTACTTGAGCGGGATCTCCCGCCCCTCGGCCGCGAAGACCGCCTCGTCGAACTCGACGAAGGCCTTCAGGATGTCGGGGGTCTCCGCCTTGTACACGCGCGTGTACGTGCGGTCGGTCTCGCGGTCGTAGAGTTCGCTCATAGCCCGACGATAGAACGGCCGCACCCCGGATGTCACCCCGTGACGCCCCGTGACGCCGCGTGAGCGATCGTGACGCGGTGTGTCCTCGCCGCTGCGTCCGCCGCGGGCGCTCAGGAGCCGACGACGAGCTGATCGGGCGTGCGCCCCCGCGCGACGGGCCGGCCGCGCGTGCGCGACCACTGGCTCCACGAGCCCGGGTAGATCAGGGCGTCGATGCCCGCGACGGCGAACGCGAGCGCCGAGTGCGCCGACGCGATGCCCGCGCCGCAGTACACGGCGACGGGCACCCCGGGCGTCACCCCGATGGCCGCGAGGTTCACGAGGATCGTCTCGACGGGCCGCAGGCGGCCGTCGGGTGCGATGTGCGAGAGCGTGGGCAGATTGATCGCGCCGGGGATGTGGCCGGCGATCGGATCCGTTCCGGGGACCGAGCCGCGGTAGTGCTGCGGCGACCGCACGTCGATGAGCGCCCCGTGGTGCGGGAACTGTGCGGCCTCGTGGATGTCGATCACGCCGGGATCGGCATCCGTCAGCTCGAGCGCGCCGGGTCGCGCGACGACGTCGCCGCTCTGCACGAGCCCGCCCGCGGCGATCCACGCGCGCAGGCCGCCGTCGAGCACGCGGATGTCGACGCCGCGGCGCCGCAGCAGCCACCACGCCCGCGCGGCGGCCACCGAGTCGTTGTCGTCGTACGCGACGACGAGATCGCCGGGGTTGAGCCCCCAGTGGTGCACGGACGTCTGAAGGTCGGCGAGCTCGGGCAGGGGATACCGGCCGAGCTCGGGATGACCGCGCTGCGACAGCTCGCCCTCGAGGTCGACGAAGACCGCGCCGGGCAGGTGGCCGGCCAGGTACGGCAGCCGCCCCTCGGGCTCGTCGAGGCGCCACCGCACGTCGAGCAGCCGCACGGGGCGGTCGGCATCCAGCGCCGCCTGAAGCTCGGAGACGTCGATGAGGTGGGACATGGCAGACAGTCTGCGCTCGTCCGGGCAAAGTCGATCATGTCGCGTGACATACAAGGCAATGCGGCTTCAGACTTCGTCACAGAACGGGCCGCGGCGGCGCGGGGGCGCGGGGGCGCGAACATAATGGCACCACCAGCAGTGGAGGAGGGATGCCGGTGACGACGTCGCAGCCCCGCGTGGGCCCGCACCCGCGCACCCCCGATCGCTCGTACCTCGACGCGCTGGAGGGCGAGGCCCGCCGCAAGGCCGCTGCGGCCGCGCCCGTCACGTCGCCGTTCGCGGGAGTCCCCGGGAAGCTCGCCGCCCGCGTCGGCGCCGCGCTCGACGGGCTCCAGGAGCGTCTCGTCGCCCTGTCGCACGACATCTTCGACCACCCCGAGGAGGCCTTCCGCGAGGTGCGCAGCGCCGCCGCGGTCGCGGAGATCGTGCGCGCGGCCGGCGTCGAGACGCGCGTCGGCGTGCACGGCCTCGACACGGCGCTGCGGGCCGAGATCGGCGTGCTGTCGCATGCCGGTGGCGTGCAGCCGGACGGCGGCGGCGTGCGATCGGGCGCGCGGGACGTCCCGACGATCGCGATCCTCGCCGAGTACGACGCGCTGCCCGGCATCGGCCACGGCTGCGGGCACAACGTCATCGCGGCCTCCTCGGTCGGCGCGTTCCTCGCGCTCGCCGCGGTCGCCGACGAGCTCCCCGGCCGGGTCGTGCTGCTCGGGACGCCCGCCGAGGAGGGGCACAGCGGCAAGGAGATCCTCGCCCGCGGCGGTGCGTTCGACGACGTCGACGCCGCGATCATGGCGCATCCGTTCGGCTACGACGCGATCGACCACCCGTTCATCGGCCGCCGCATCCTGCGCGTGCGCTACAACGGGGTCGCGGCGCACGCCTCGGCGTCGCCGTTCCTGGGCCGCAACGCGCTCGACGCGGTCGCCCTCAACTACCAGGCCGTCGGCCTGCTGCGCCAGCATCTGCCGCAGAGCGATCGCGTGCACGGCATCGTGCTCGACGGCGGCGACCGGCCCAGCATCGTCCCCGAGGTCGCGACGATCGAGTACTACCTGCGCTCGCACCTGCCCGAGACGCTGCGCGACCTGAGCGCCCGGATGGAGGACATCGCGCACGGCGCCGCCCTCGCCACGGGCACCGGCGTCGAGCTCACGTGGGATCCGCAGCCGTTCACGCTGCCCACGCGGTTCAACGGCCCGCTCTCGGCGCGCTGGGCCGTGCACCAGGCGGCGCGGGGCCGCACGGCCCTCACGCGCGCCGTCGTGCCGGCCGAGCTCGCCGCCTCGACCGACTTCGGCAACGTGAGCCACCGCGTGCCCGGCATCCATCCCGTCATCGCGGTCGGCCCGCCCGACGTCGCGCTGCACACCGCCGAGTTCGGTCGCCACGCGCGAGGGCCGCGGGGCGACCGGGCGGTGGCCGACGCGGCCTACGGCCTGGCGCTCACGGCACTCGACTACCTCTCCGACGCCGAGCTGCGTGCGGCGGTCGACGACGACTTCGCGCGTGCGGGCGGCGTGACCGACGTGGAGCGCTACTTCGACCCGCCGGTGGAGGGCGCCCCGGCATCCGGGCTGCGTGGGGAGGCCCGCGCGTGACCGCAGGAGAGCCGCGCGTCCACGTGCTGCACGAGAACGCCGAATGGCTCGATCCGTTCCGCCGCGCGCTCGATGCCGAGGGGGTGCCCTTCGAGGAGTGGGACCTCGTCGAGGGCGCGATCGACCTCGCATCGGAACCCCCCGCCGGCGTGTTCTGGTCGCGCATCAGCGCGTCGAGTCACACCCGCGGTCACCGGCATTCGAAGGACTACGCCCGCGCCGTGTTGTCGTGGCTCGAGGCACACGGACGCCGCACCGTCAACGGGCGGCGCGTGCTCGAGCTGGAGGTCAGCAAGGTCGCCCAGCTCGCAGCGCTGCGAGCCGCGGGCATCGACGTGCCGCGCACCGTCGCCGTCGTCGGCGCCGGCGGGGTGATCGCGGCGGCCGCGGGCTTTCCCGCGCCGTTCGTGATCAAGCACAACCAAGGCGGCAAGGGTCTCAGCGTGCAGCGCATCGACGACCACGCCGACCTTCCGGCAGCGCTCGCCGCGGCCGAGCCGCCCGTCGACGGCATCACGCTGGTCCAGGAGTACGTGCGGCCGGCGCAGCCGTTCATCACGCGCGTCGAGATCGTCGGCGGCGAGCTCGTGTACGCGATCACGGCCGACACCGAGCACGGCGGCTTCCAGCTGTGCCCCGCCGACGCCTGCGCGGTCGATCCCGTCACCGGCGCGTTCCTCGTGCCACCGGGCGCGACGTCCGCCCCGGTGGCCGGGCAGAGCCTGTTCGCGCTGCGGGAGTCCCGCCCCGGCGAGGGGTTCGCGCATCCGATCGTGGCGGACTACCTCGCGTTCACGCGGGCGCACGGGATAGAGGTCGCGGGCATCGAGTTCATCGAGACGGCCGATGGCCGCGTCGTCACCTACGACGTGAACACCAACACCAACTACAACGCCGACGTCGAGGCGGTCGCCCCGCGTTCGGCGCCGCGCGCGCTCGCGCGCTACCTCGGAGGGCTTCTCTCATCATGACCGGCACGACTGCGACAGACACCGCCCTCGACCGCCGCTACGGCGGCGACGCTCCCGACGGCGCGCTCCCGTCCAACGAGGTGCTCGACCTGCTCTACCGGCACCGCTCCGTGCGCCGGTTCACGGCGGAGCCCGTCGACGACGCCACCGTGACCGCGATCGTCGCGGCCGCGCAGTCGGCGGCCACCAGCTCGAACCAGCAGGCGTGGTCGGTGGTCGAGATCCGCGACCCCGAGCGCCGCGCCCGCGCCGCCGAGCTCGCCGGTCAGCAGGAGTTCATCAGGGATGCCGCCGTCTTCCTCGTCTTCGTCGCCGACTGGTCGCGCGCGATCGGCGTCGCCGCGACGCGCGGCGCGGCCGCGCAGGCCGTCGACTACGTGGAGAGCACCCTGGTCGGCTTCGTCGACGCGGCGCTCGCCGCGCAGAACGCGGTCGTCGCGGCGGAGTCGCTCGGCCTCGGCACCGTGTACGTCGGGTCGGTGCGCAACGCGCCGCTGGAGGTCGCCGAGCTGATCGGGCTGCCGGCGGGCGCGTTCCCCGTCGTCGGCCTGGCCATCGGGCATCCCGACCCGGCCGACGCGGCCGGGGTCAAGCCGCGCCTGCCGCAGCGGGTCGTGCGGCACCGCGAGACGTACCGGCCGGCCGACGCCGCCGATCTCGCGCGCTACGACGAGGCTGTGCGCGCCTACTACGCGACGCAGGGCGCCGCGCGCGGATGGCTCGACGCCGTCGTCGCGCGCGTGCGCGACATCGCCGGCCTGCACGGGCGGCACACGCTGCGCGGCGCCCTGGAGCGGCGCGGCCTGCCGTCGCGGTGAGCCCGCGCCCCCGCGGGAGTGCTGCTTGTTCTCGCGAGGGTGCTGGTTGTTTTCGCGGGGGTGCTTCGCGGTTGGGGATGAAAGCACCCTCGGCGAGATACCTGGCACCCTCGCGAAAACACCTGGCACCCTCGCGGGAATGCCTGGCACCGTCGCGGGAATGCCTGGCACCCTCGCGGGAACACCTGGCACCGTCGCGGTGAGCCCGCGGCGTCGCGGCATCCGCTGTTTCGGAAGGTGACGGGGTGCGGGAGCCGTGGTCCGCGGCGCGCTTAGCGTGGGGGAGACCATTCGGGAGTGAGGCGGGGACATGTCGGCGACGCTGGAGGACGAGGCGCTGGAGTTCGTGCGCGACCTGATCCGCATCGACTCGGTCAACACGGGGATCGCGGCGACGATCGGCGACGGCGAGACGCGCGCGGCGCGCTACGTGCAGCAGAGGCTCGCCGAGGCGGGCATCGACGCCGAGCTCGTCGAGCCCCGGCCCGGTCGTGCGTCGCTCGTCGCGCGGCTGCGCGGCAGCGATCCCGACGCCGGGGCCCTGCTCGTGCACGCGCACCTCGACGTCGTGCCGGTGGAGGAGAAGGACTGGACGCATCCGCCGTTCGGCGCCGAGATCCACGACGGCTACCTCTACGGGCGCGGCGCCGTCGACATGAAGGACTACGCCGGCATCGTGCTCGCCGTCGCCCGCCATTTCGTGCGCGAGGGGATCGTGCCCCGCCGCGATCTCGTGTTCGCGTTCCTCGCCGACGAGGAGAGCGGCGGCGTGTGGGGCGCGGGCTGGCTCGTCGAGAACCGCCCCGACCTGTTCGCGGGCGTCACGGAGGCGCTCAGCGAGGTCGGCGGGTTCTCGGTGCCGCTCACCGGCCGCGACGGCGACGACCGCCGCGCCTACCTCGTCGCGACGAGCGAGAAGGGCGTCGCGTGGTCGACGCTCACGGCGCGCGGCCACGCGGCGCACGGCTCGCGGCCGACCGACGACAACGCGGTCGTGCGCCTGGCATCCGCCGTTGCACGCGTCGGCGCGCATCGCTTCCCCGTCGTGCGCACGCCGGCGCTGCAGCGGTTCCTCGACCTGTTCGGCGCGGCGCGGGGGCTCGAGTTCAGCGACGCGTCGCTCGACGACGACCTCGCGAGCCTCGGCTTCGTCTCGTCGCTCATCGGCGCGACGACGCGCAACACCGCGACGCCGACGGTGCTGAGCGGCGGCGAGAAGACCAACATCATCCCGGCCGAGGCCTTCGCGCGCCTCGACATCCGCATCCTGCCAGGACAGGACGATGAGCTGCGCGCCGAGCTGCACCGGCTCGCGGGCGACGACGTCACGGTGCGCGAGGGACGCTGGTGGTCGGCGACCGAGGCGCCGCTCGACACGCCGCTCGTCGACGTGCTGCAGCGCGCGATCACGGCGGAGGACGCCGACGGCGTCGTCGTGCCGTATCTGCTGCCCGCCAGCACCGACAACAAGCACTTCGCGCGCCTCGGCATCGCCGGATACGGGTTCGTGCCGCTGCGCGTGCCGCACGATTTCGACGTGTTCGCCCAGTTCCACGCCGCCGACGAGCGTGTCCCGGTGGACGCCCTGCTCTTCGGCGCCCGCGTCACCGCCCAGATCCTCCGCGAGGCCTAGCCGCCGAGACGGCGGGTTCTGCGTCGAGATGGTGGGTTCTACGCCGCGTCCGCCGACGTGGGGCCCTTTTCGCCGAGATGGTCCGTTCTGTTTCGCCGAGATGGTGGGTTTCTCGGCGAGATGGTGGGCACCACGTCGCCGAGAAACCCACCATCTCGGCGGGAAGGGGACGGCCGGGCGGGTCAGGAGGTGAAGGCGGCGGTGAGCGTGGGCTCGTGGGCGAACAGGGCGGGGGCTCCGCCCGTGTGCAGGAAGAGCACGTCGTCGTCGGCGTCGAAGCGTCCCGAACGGATGCCGTCGATCAGCGCCGCGGCGGCCTTGCCGGTGTACACGGGGTCGAGCACGATGCCCTCCGTACGTGCGAACAGGCCGATCGCCTCGATGCCGGCATCGGTCACGACGCCGTAGCCGGGCCCCACGAAGCCCGCGTCGATGCGCACCGCCGGCGGCGTCGTCTGTGCGCCGAGCAGGGCGAGGGTCTCGACGGCGAGGCGTTCGACGTCGGCGCCGAGCTCATCGGCATCCGGTGACACGGCCACGGCTTCGATCCGCGCCGCGCCGTCTGCGAGCGCGGCGCCCGCGAGCAGGCCCGCCTGCGTGCCGCCGCTGCCCGTCGCCAG contains:
- a CDS encoding NADPH-dependent oxidoreductase, which produces MTGTTATDTALDRRYGGDAPDGALPSNEVLDLLYRHRSVRRFTAEPVDDATVTAIVAAAQSAATSSNQQAWSVVEIRDPERRARAAELAGQQEFIRDAAVFLVFVADWSRAIGVAATRGAAAQAVDYVESTLVGFVDAALAAQNAVVAAESLGLGTVYVGSVRNAPLEVAELIGLPAGAFPVVGLAIGHPDPADAAGVKPRLPQRVVRHRETYRPADAADLARYDEAVRAYYATQGAARGWLDAVVARVRDIAGLHGRHTLRGALERRGLPSR
- a CDS encoding M20/M25/M40 family metallo-hydrolase; the encoded protein is MSATLEDEALEFVRDLIRIDSVNTGIAATIGDGETRAARYVQQRLAEAGIDAELVEPRPGRASLVARLRGSDPDAGALLVHAHLDVVPVEEKDWTHPPFGAEIHDGYLYGRGAVDMKDYAGIVLAVARHFVREGIVPRRDLVFAFLADEESGGVWGAGWLVENRPDLFAGVTEALSEVGGFSVPLTGRDGDDRRAYLVATSEKGVAWSTLTARGHAAHGSRPTDDNAVVRLASAVARVGAHRFPVVRTPALQRFLDLFGAARGLEFSDASLDDDLASLGFVSSLIGATTRNTATPTVLSGGEKTNIIPAEAFARLDIRILPGQDDELRAELHRLAGDDVTVREGRWWSATEAPLDTPLVDVLQRAITAEDADGVVVPYLLPASTDNKHFARLGIAGYGFVPLRVPHDFDVFAQFHAADERVPVDALLFGARVTAQILREA
- a CDS encoding ATP-grasp domain-containing protein, which translates into the protein MTAGEPRVHVLHENAEWLDPFRRALDAEGVPFEEWDLVEGAIDLASEPPAGVFWSRISASSHTRGHRHSKDYARAVLSWLEAHGRRTVNGRRVLELEVSKVAQLAALRAAGIDVPRTVAVVGAGGVIAAAAGFPAPFVIKHNQGGKGLSVQRIDDHADLPAALAAAEPPVDGITLVQEYVRPAQPFITRVEIVGGELVYAITADTEHGGFQLCPADACAVDPVTGAFLVPPGATSAPVAGQSLFALRESRPGEGFAHPIVADYLAFTRAHGIEVAGIEFIETADGRVVTYDVNTNTNYNADVEAVAPRSAPRALARYLGGLLSS